The segment GAAATTGTTGGTATCAAAACATTAGATACGAACATTATCGGTGCTATCTTTATTTCTGCGCTCGTTATCTGGTTACACAATCGTTATTATGAAAAGAAATTGCCTGAATCCATTGGGATTTTTCAAGGTGGACCATTCGTAGTAATGATCTCTTTCTTCTTAATGATTCCACTTGCTTTTCTTACAAGCTGGATTTGGCCAATGGTGCAAAATGGTATTGCATCTTTACAAGACTTTTTAGTTTCATCCAGTTATATCGGTGTATGGCTGTTCCACTTCTTGGAGCGAATTTTAATTCCGACGGGGTTACATCATTTTATATATACACCATTTGAATATGGACCAGCAGTGGTTGACGGTGGTATGAAGTCGTATTGGATCTCTCATTTAACAGAGTATTCACAGTTTACTGGTGCATTAAATGATATCTTCCCAGGCGGCGGCTTCTTGTTACAAGGAAACATCAAAATGTTTGGTTCCATCGGTATTGCACTTGCCCTTTATCATACAGCAAAACCAGAAAAACGTAAAAAAGTAGGTGCATTATTATTTGCAGCAGCGTTAACCGCTGTATTTGCAGGTATTACCGAGCCGCTTGAGTTTACATTCTTATTTATTGCTCCATACTTATTTGCACTTCATGCAGTTCTAGGGGCAACTATGGTTACAATAATGCATGGATTTGGTCTAGTTGGTAATATGGGTGGCGGGTTAATTGAAATAGCCGCAACAAACTGGGTACCGCTTATGGGGAACCATTGGGGCGTGTACATGGTTCAATTTATCATTGGAATCATCTTCATTGTCATTTATTACTATACCTTTAAGTTTTTAATTTTGAAGTTTGATATTCCAATGCCAGGTCGAGAAAAGGATGACAATAGTGAAACAAAGCTGTACACCAAACAAGACTATAAAGCAAGTAAATCAGGATCTGAAAACGACGTAGCTCATGCAGAACAAAAATACAACAATGAATATGAACGAAAAGCAGCTATCTATCTCCAAGGTCTTGGTGGTGCAGAAAATATAGAAGATGTTACAAATTGTGCAACGCGTTTACGTGTCACAGTATATGATCCAAATAAAGTCGAGGATGACATGTATTTTAAAGAATATGGGGAAGCCCACGGTGTGGTAAGAAATAACAAGAGTATTCAAGTAATTGTTGGATTATCCGTGCCACAAGTCCGTGATTCCATAGATACATTTTTAAATCAAAAGCAGTAAAACACATCAAGGAGGAAAAAATCATGAAACAATTTTCAATTACAATTGCTGGTGGAGGTAGTACATTTACTCCTGGGATTATATTAATGCTCTTAGAAAACTTGGATCGTTTTCCAATTAAAGAAATAAAGCTGTATGATAATGATGAAGAACGTCAAGGAACTGTAGCAGGAGGTTGTAGGATCTTATTAAAAGAAAGAGCTCCACAAATTAAGTTTGTTGAAACAATTGACCCGGAAGAAGCATTTAGTAACATTGATTTTGTCATGGCTCATATCCGTGTTGGTAAATATGCAATGCGTGAAAAAGATGAAAAAATACCACTGAAATATGGTGTTGTCGGTCAAGAAACATGTGGACCAGGTGGAATTGCATATGGTATGCGTTCCATTGGACCAGTTATTGAACTTGTTGATTATATGGAAAAATATTCACCAGATGCATGGTTCTTAAATTATTCAAACCCTGCAGCTATTGTAGCAGAAGCAACGCGTCTTTTACGTCCAAATTCTAAAATATTAAATATATGTGATATGCCAATTGGTATTGAAGAATTAATGGCTGCATCCATTGGACTATCTTCTCGTAAAGAAATGGAAGTGAAATACTTTGGATTAAACCATTTTGGCTGGTGGTTTGATATTCGTGATAAAGAAGGAAACGACCTCATGCCTAAAATTCGCGAGCATGTTTCTAAACATGGTTATGTAACAGTGGATGAGAGTAAACAGCATTCAGATGCTAGTTGGAACAGTACATTTGCTAAAGCAAAAGATGTGCAAGCCCTTGATCCGACAACCGTTCCAAACACGTATTTAAAATATTATTTTTATCCAGATTATGTCGTAGAACAGTCGAATCCAGACTATACACGAGCGAATGAAGTTATGGATGGACGTGAAAAGTTTGTATTCAGTGAATGTCAAAAAATAATTGATAACCAAACAGCAGAAGGAACAGAACTAGAAATTGATGAACATGCTTCTTATATCGTAGATTTAGCTCGTGCAATTGCTTATAATTCAAAAGAACGCATGCTCCTTATTGTTGAAAACAACGGAGCAATAAGTAATTTTGAACCGACAGCGATGGTAGAAGTCCCATGTATCGTTGGTAGCCAAGGTCCTGAGCCACTTGTTATGGGAGAGATTCCTCGTTTTCAAAAAGGGTTAATGGAACAGCAAGTCGCAGTTGAAAAGCTTGTCGTCGAAGCTTGGGCAGAGAAATCATATCAAAAACTATGGCAAGCATTGACTTTATCCAAAATCGTTCCAAGTGCAAAAGTTGCGAAAGATTTACTAGATGATTTATATGAGGCGAATAAAGTATACTGGCCAGAACTATCCTAATGAAATAAGCCATAAACCAAACTGTCTAAAAAGGTGAGTAAAACCTTTTTGGACAGTTTTTTTATACTATAGGAAAGCATTTAATTTTAGAATTTGTATATAGGGAGGAAACAAGACTTTGCGATAAGCGAAGTCTTAATAAAGTCGTCTCTCTTTTTAGTAAAGGATATCTACTTTATCGTTAATTTTTTGTTTTTTAGGTAATACCCTGCTTCTTTCATTCCTTTCTAAAAACATTTTGAGATCTATTAAGTTATGTTGTTGAATAGATGGATGATTTACATCTAATGTATGACCACCAAACAATAAGGTATCAGCGTTTGTTTTGCTAATTAATTTTTTGGTTGAAGAAAGATATTTCTTTATATCTACACCAGGGATTAATGTAGCAGCCAAGATTGGGCCATGGTAAATAAGATCACCTACAAATAATTGATTTAATTCTTTGTCATATAAAGAGATAGAATCATTGCTATGTCCCGGTGTAAAAATAATTTCTAGCTGTCTATTTCCAAGATCAATGAAAGTACCTTCTTTTAAAATTTCTTTAAATTTTATCTTAGGAGGAGCAAATCCTTCTAATTGTCCCACAAATGAATATTTACGAGGTATTAAAGTATCTTCTTTTACTATTTGTTTTTCTATTTGGTTCTCTGTTAATTTAATGTCACTAAATTTTTCATGGTTTCCCACATGATCATAGTGAAAATGCGAATTCATTACAGTTATAGGTAGCGATGTTAAGCTTTCTACTACAGGTTTAATATTCCGAATCCCTGGCCCAGTATCTAATAGTAACGCTTGCTTGTCTCCTAATATTAAATAGTTAACATTGCTTTGATAATACCTAGGCTCACCAATGGCAATCGTTTTTCCATCTATATAATTGATTGTATAATAATCGTTAAACCATTTTACATGATCATCTAATTTTATTTCTTCTTTTTTAATTAATCCAAAAGGTTTTACACCGCAAAGAAGAGAAAACATTAACTGAGGGAATTTATGCCTATTCATGACTAAAAATCCACCAAAAAGTAGTGAAGGAATAAATATTCTTTTTTTGTTTTTTCTATTTTTCATCATTGAATTACTCCTTTTGTTGTAGATTTTAATAGAGGTTATTTTTGAATTCCTTTCCAAAACACCTCCCAAATATTATTCATTCTAATATAAAAATCTTGTTTGGAAAAATTTTCTAAATAGAAGAAGCTACCGTCAAGCAAAGAAAAGAATGTATCTATTATTTTATTTGTTTCAATAAATTGTCGATCTGGGGTTTCCTCAAGAAATGAACATAATATAACTTCAATATTGTTGGTTAGTGTTTGCATTTTTTTTTGAGTTATAGGATTGATGCTTTCAGGTGGTGAAAGGCTATACTTTTTCATAAAGAGTCCTATATGCTTATTCTCATAAAAAAAAATGTTAGTCCCAACTAAAAGTTCATAGAGTTGTTCTTTTGTAGATGATTTCTGAATAGTAGATATACGGTCGGTTAGATGTTCAATATAATCTGTGATTACTTTTTCAAATATGCTTTCAAACAGTACTTTTTTGTTAGCAAAATGAGCATAAATTGCAGGCGCTTTTATGGATACTTCTGAAGCAATGTCTTTTAGGGAAGTTTGTTCATAACCTTTAGTAGAAAATAATATTAGACCATTCTCCAGAATTTTCTTTTTTGTTTGTTCCCCTTTACTCACTTATAAGCCCCCCAAAAAAATAATTTAATTAACGTTAATTAAATTATAAAGGAGGCTGTTTTTTTTGCAACTATAGAAAATTATAAAGGTTTTCAGGGTTTATATTAAAAGCAAAAAACTATGGCTTTCGCCATAAGACTTGGCGACAAGCTAAGTTTTTCTAACAATTAATTTTTTTAGAAACTGTGAAATATGAAAGTGAGTAATATTCTTTTTAATATATGATACAACTATGATTGAATAATTATGGTAGTCTGATACGTTGCTTTCATAAACTATATATAAGAATCTCGGGTTTAAAGTTAATAAACAACAAAGTTCTAATTATTTAATCTATGATATGTTTCTAGATTAGATAAAATTTTAGGAGCAGAGGGAAAGGAATATAGTTTATGAAGCGAAAGCAAATAATCATGTTAATTATATTATCTCTGTTATTCATTTTATTAGCAGCATGTGGAGATAATGACTCTGCGGAAGGCAAGACGAAGACAGTAGGTGAAACAGAACAAGAAACCTTAAATGCTACAACGGATTCAGGAGAATTGAGCGGGCATACAGTAATGATTGACCCTGGACATGGGGGAAGAGATCCTGGTTCAATTGGAATTAATGACATATATGAAAAAGATTTAGTTACAAATACAACAAAACCGATAGAAAAAGCGTTACGTGAAGCTGGAGCTAATGTTATAATGACTAGGAAAGAAGATGCAAAAATACCGTTAAAAGAAAGAAGAAGCATGAGTAATGAAGCAATGCCGGACGCTTTTATCAGTATTCATTACAATTCATTTGAGGATTCTAGCGTAGGTGGCTTTCATACGTATTATTATTCTCAGGAAAAAGAATATCGATTGGCACAGAGCATCCATCAGTCCCTGGGTAATTCCATCTCATTAAAGGATAGAGGGATACTAGAAGATAGCTATGCTGTATTAAGAAACAATGAAGTACCAGCAATTCTTTTAGAACTAGGTTTTATGAGTAACCCCGAAGAATTAGCAGTTATTCAGTCTGATGAATACAGTCAAACGGTGGCAGAAGCAATTGTACGTGGGTTAAAGAATTACTTTGAAACAAATGAAAATGTTTCAAGCTAGTGTTGTGAAGGAGAGGAAAGCATGAAACGGAAACATATTATCAGCTTTATCGTTTTATTATTCGTATTAGTATTTACATCAGCATGTGGAAATGACGATAAAGAACAACAAGCAGATAAGCAGTCCAAAGCCGAGGATAACACAGAAAATACAATGGAGGAATTACAACTTCCTGAAGCGGCTTTGCAAAAATTAGATAGCGGAGAAGATGTTAAGGCATTACAGCTTGCTTTAAAAGAAATTGGCTATGATATAAAAGATAATGGTGATTTTGATGCAGCTACAGTATGGGCAATTACTGATTTACAAATGCAGAAAGATTTACCTTTGACTGGTATATATGAAGAAGAAACAGCAGAGGTAGTTAAGCAATTGGTTGAAGATGGAAGTCATGATTTTGAACCTGGAAAAAAACTACCTGCAAAAGCAGAGCCTGCTACAACAGATAGCGGCACTAATGTAATTGCAAATCCGTATGAACAATTGGTGTTAGTAAATAAGGAAAATGCATTACCAGCAGATTATACACCTGTTGATTTAGTGGTACCCGACATAAATTATCCTTTTACAGAAGATTTACCGAAAAAGAAAGTGCGTAAAATTGCAGCTACAGCAATTGAAGATTTGTTTGCCGCTGCAGATAAGGCGGGGCTAGAGTTGTTTGCTCAATCTGGGTATCGTTCTTATGATCGCCAAGAAACAGTATTTGCATCTAATGTCCAATCGTTAGGAGAAGAACAAGCTAACCAAGTAAGTGCTCGACCAGGTGAAAGTGAGCATCAGACAGGTTTAACGATGGATGTGACGAGTAGAGATATGGGTTTCCAATTAAATGAGGACTTTGCTAATACAGATGAAGGTAAATGGTTAGCGGAAAATGCCGCTGAATATGGTTTTATTATTCGCTTTCCTAAAGGAAAAGAAGAGATTACGCAATATCAATATGAGCCATGGCATATTCGTTATGTAGGTAAGAAGGCTGCTAAAGAAATAACAGAGAATGAATTAACATTAGAAGAATATTTGACAGCAGAATAACGATAGTGAATACAGCTTGTAGGTAATTTACAGGCTGTTTCTTTGTATTATAGGAAAGCCTAAGTATAAGCCTTTGTTTTTCTAAGGAAATACAAAATTATAAAATTAGAGGCTTGTGTATTGTTTAACAACATTACCGAATAAGCCATGTCCGTCTCCGTTGCTCAGCAACTAAGCGACTTCACGAAGTCACCTTACGAGAAGTCATTATCGATTCGTCTCTAAGAGGAAAGCCGACTAAAAACGTGCTTGCCGCCTGAAGCCGGCATACTCCCTGTCGTAGTGGCTTGATTCCTAAATCTTTAGTTGATTCGTTTCACCCGCTCCGTTGCTAAATGGGCGCCCCGAGATTTTTATTCCACTATAGGAAAGTATAAAGTTTAAAGGTTTATCGTACAAGAAAAACGACAGCGTTTTTTTGTCATAAGACTTGGCGACAAGCCAGTTCTTCTAATGTGCATAATGTTAATCTACTCGCTTGCTAACATAAGCAAAAAATTGACGACTCTATGAAAGAATCGTCAAGCATTCTATATAAAAAGGGGAAAAGCGAGATCAAGGTTTTTTGTGTGCTCATTTTAGAACGAACTTTTCATGGATATCGTACTAAATGGGAATATAAGTTTTCATATTTTGAACAGTTGTCTATGGTGAGAAATGGAAGTGTTAAACCTGCGATCTCTCTTCTTACTAGAAAGTATAATAGATCAACGTATCATAGTTAGCTCATTTATCCATCAAAATTGCTTCTTTTCTGCTTCAAATGCAGGAATTAAATAGAAACTCGCAAAATACCTATCGGAAAAAAAGGAAATATAGACGTCTTCGTCCGCTAGCGTATATATTTTTTCTGTTCTTTTATCGATTAATTTTTTTTCACTTACTTTCACATTAAAATAATTAGCTAATTTTGTAGTAGTTTGATCATGATCAGTCATAGATAAGGATTTGTTATTACTTGGGCTCACTCGATACTCATAGATTTTATTCGTTTGGGTGTCCATTGATATATTTATTTCTACACCATTAGTGGAAAAGAAAGCTTCCCAGATCGTTACTGTGTGCTGGGGATGTTGTGTATTTAAA is part of the Virgibacillus dokdonensis genome and harbors:
- a CDS encoding TetR/AcrR family transcriptional regulator, whose translation is MSKGEQTKKKILENGLILFSTKGYEQTSLKDIASEVSIKAPAIYAHFANKKVLFESIFEKVITDYIEHLTDRISTIQKSSTKEQLYELLVGTNIFFYENKHIGLFMKKYSLSPPESINPITQKKMQTLTNNIEVILCSFLEETPDRQFIETNKIIDTFFSLLDGSFFYLENFSKQDFYIRMNNIWEVFWKGIQK
- a CDS encoding N-acetylmuramoyl-L-alanine amidase family protein, coding for MKRKQIIMLIILSLLFILLAACGDNDSAEGKTKTVGETEQETLNATTDSGELSGHTVMIDPGHGGRDPGSIGINDIYEKDLVTNTTKPIEKALREAGANVIMTRKEDAKIPLKERRSMSNEAMPDAFISIHYNSFEDSSVGGFHTYYYSQEKEYRLAQSIHQSLGNSISLKDRGILEDSYAVLRNNEVPAILLELGFMSNPEELAVIQSDEYSQTVAEAIVRGLKNYFETNENVSS
- a CDS encoding MBL fold metallo-hydrolase; translated protein: MMKNRKNKKRIFIPSLLFGGFLVMNRHKFPQLMFSLLCGVKPFGLIKKEEIKLDDHVKWFNDYYTINYIDGKTIAIGEPRYYQSNVNYLILGDKQALLLDTGPGIRNIKPVVESLTSLPITVMNSHFHYDHVGNHEKFSDIKLTENQIEKQIVKEDTLIPRKYSFVGQLEGFAPPKIKFKEILKEGTFIDLGNRQLEIIFTPGHSNDSISLYDKELNQLFVGDLIYHGPILAATLIPGVDIKKYLSSTKKLISKTNADTLLFGGHTLDVNHPSIQQHNLIDLKMFLERNERSRVLPKKQKINDKVDILY
- a CDS encoding alpha-glucoside-specific PTS transporter subunit IIBC, whose product is MNAIRRFGSAMIVPVLLFPFFGIVVGLATLFKNEAVMGELANPDGLWYQIWTLIENGGWTVFNQMELVFVIGLPISLAKKAPGRAVLSSVMGYLMFNYFINGILTIWGPAFGVDFASEVGGTSGLKEIVGIKTLDTNIIGAIFISALVIWLHNRYYEKKLPESIGIFQGGPFVVMISFFLMIPLAFLTSWIWPMVQNGIASLQDFLVSSSYIGVWLFHFLERILIPTGLHHFIYTPFEYGPAVVDGGMKSYWISHLTEYSQFTGALNDIFPGGGFLLQGNIKMFGSIGIALALYHTAKPEKRKKVGALLFAAALTAVFAGITEPLEFTFLFIAPYLFALHAVLGATMVTIMHGFGLVGNMGGGLIEIAATNWVPLMGNHWGVYMVQFIIGIIFIVIYYYTFKFLILKFDIPMPGREKDDNSETKLYTKQDYKASKSGSENDVAHAEQKYNNEYERKAAIYLQGLGGAENIEDVTNCATRLRVTVYDPNKVEDDMYFKEYGEAHGVVRNNKSIQVIVGLSVPQVRDSIDTFLNQKQ
- a CDS encoding D-alanyl-D-alanine carboxypeptidase family protein; this translates as MKRKHIISFIVLLFVLVFTSACGNDDKEQQADKQSKAEDNTENTMEELQLPEAALQKLDSGEDVKALQLALKEIGYDIKDNGDFDAATVWAITDLQMQKDLPLTGIYEEETAEVVKQLVEDGSHDFEPGKKLPAKAEPATTDSGTNVIANPYEQLVLVNKENALPADYTPVDLVVPDINYPFTEDLPKKKVRKIAATAIEDLFAAADKAGLELFAQSGYRSYDRQETVFASNVQSLGEEQANQVSARPGESEHQTGLTMDVTSRDMGFQLNEDFANTDEGKWLAENAAEYGFIIRFPKGKEEITQYQYEPWHIRYVGKKAAKEITENELTLEEYLTAE
- a CDS encoding 6-phospho-alpha-glucosidase; translated protein: MKQFSITIAGGGSTFTPGIILMLLENLDRFPIKEIKLYDNDEERQGTVAGGCRILLKERAPQIKFVETIDPEEAFSNIDFVMAHIRVGKYAMREKDEKIPLKYGVVGQETCGPGGIAYGMRSIGPVIELVDYMEKYSPDAWFLNYSNPAAIVAEATRLLRPNSKILNICDMPIGIEELMAASIGLSSRKEMEVKYFGLNHFGWWFDIRDKEGNDLMPKIREHVSKHGYVTVDESKQHSDASWNSTFAKAKDVQALDPTTVPNTYLKYYFYPDYVVEQSNPDYTRANEVMDGREKFVFSECQKIIDNQTAEGTELEIDEHASYIVDLARAIAYNSKERMLLIVENNGAISNFEPTAMVEVPCIVGSQGPEPLVMGEIPRFQKGLMEQQVAVEKLVVEAWAEKSYQKLWQALTLSKIVPSAKVAKDLLDDLYEANKVYWPELS